TTTCCCACTCACTGCAGCCTATCCCATTTACAAAAAACCTTTCTGTTTTCAGTCCTAAAGCTGCAAATATTAGCTAGCCGAGTGTTGCGTAAACCTCCGTCCATTCATTCACACCGAGTGATGATTCATAACTGTCATTAATCTGTCACACTGTCACTCTACGTCACCAGAACCTGGCGCGCCACTAGTATCTGATCCGCAGTCCCAGAAGGTTAATAATGCCTGTCGAATATATCATTAGATGATCAAAGCAGCACTCCGATAGTCCCACCGACGCGAGCGCGCATTCCGAAAGAGAGAGCGCGCGCGCGCAATATCGATCTCTGGTGTAGCTCCTCCTGCTGATCACACTTAATATACGGTCATGTGAACACACTGCGTCCGATAAGGCGCTATATAAACCTACAGCTCATCTGTCTGAGGACACACACTTCTTCAGGACACTTGAGAGCCAGGACTTCGCACAGCTGTCTGTCATAATGTCTCACGATTGGGGATACGCAGACCATAACGGTAGGCTAAGACCTCACACGTGATTATGATTTTTCATATTCATATGTGATTTCAAAGGCTATGCAAATATAACATCTAAAATGAACCAGATTATGCCTCATTAACATTTGCACCTTTTGCAACTAAGACATGTCCACCTTGTCACCCAGTCAGCTTGTGACAAGTACAAAATGTACAGATTTTATGTATAGCCTACTAGGCTATATGcatgaaaaaatacattttatttgtgcatATATTTGTCAAATCTAGacctatatattttttcttctccacgtaaattttttattaaatcccAAATAGAGATAATACTTTGGACACTGCAATTCAAATGCAAATTTTTTACCTAAAATATGTTCAAAAGTATATCATTTTTAGGGCAACACTTAACTCAAAGCCTTTATGTATAATGCCTTATAAAGGTATTCATAATCTTCTTTATATCTTTTCATAAAtagttaaaatgcattataatattcaCAGATTCCGTGTCGCATctaaaaaaaggttgtttgtCGTGCTTTAAAGCACTATACTTCCTAAAGGTGTATTATAATGTCTTAGTTATGAGGTTACAATAATTCAAAATACCATGCAATGCATTATAAGGTACATTACAAggcataattaatgcattaaaaatacttttataaagCATCATACATAGAGGCTTTAATGTTACCATTTTTGGTTtcaaatgcatatttttttgcataaaaagtcatttttattCCCTCAAGAGCAATAATATCGGAAGGATGCTGCTTAAATgtgtatattttgttttttgaatgTAATTTCATGTATTGGGGGAGTAATAATATCGTGTtacaatatatcacaatacaaaAATGCAGCAATTTATATGGTGGATTATAGTGCCAATTTGTATTGTCATAATCTGtatgaatataatgtataataataatatttgtggttCCTGATAATGCCAAATATCGTTTGTTACCAGTAAAAAGTGACCTACATTATTTGAAATATCTGTGCAAGCATATTCGTCTACATtaattctgtattttcagcttcagaagcatgaatatttttattctggTTCATTTCCAAACCCAATGTTATCccaaatttagcattttaatcatattttgttAACCTTTTAGCATGTCTTGGATTATCTCTATAATATCATATTGTGAGTTCAGTACTGTGATATGAATCGAATCGTGACATGAGGGTGTCGTTACACCCCTATCGTGCTCtgtaaatgcatttttgtcccaGATGTATATAAGGGCACTGTTTAACCTCTGTGTCACCTTCACTGTAGGACCTCATAAATGGTGTGAAACGTTCCCCATTGCTAATGGATCTCGCCAGTCTCCAATAGACATTCAAACCAGTGGAGCGTCTTATGATGAAAAACTGAAGCCGCTTACACTGCAgtaccaacccagcacttctcTGGACATCGTGAACAGCGGACACTCTTTCCAAGTGAACTTCGCCGATGATAACGACAGCTCAAGTTTGTGACCTCCTTGTTCATTTTTATAATGAATCTCCAGCCTATTCTTGTATTAATCATTAGCTTAACTTAGTGTTCTTGAAACGACTGCAGTGTTAACCTAGATAATATTTAGAAGGAAAGGTTATATAATAAGGAGGCTGCATCTCACTAATGCAATCCCAGAGTATTATTGCACACTATTGAATATGGTCTCTTTCAGGAAGGCAAGTCATTGAAAAGCATTTCAAAAGTTGGCTTTTGCTCCTACTACGtagttaaatattaatttacaacAGTATTCTTCAGTGTTTCATCTTAAAATAGACAGCGTGCAAATACAATTTTATAGGTTATGTTTATTTATAGGTCTTAGTTTATTTTATGGCATGTCTAAGCTGGTGTAAAGTCTAAAATTAAATGAATGCATGAGAATCTGAAAGCAACACCTCCCTGACCCTTCTCGCTCTCCACTGAAAGCTACTTTGCACAGTTGTGGGAAaccacacacgtacacacacaagAACTGCATTAAAGAGGCGAAGCAGAGAGCGTTTTTTCTTTCAAGTGTCGTTCTCGTGAACTTTGACAGAAAAGGCAAGTTTAAAATGTAACACATTATATAACAGACTTTATCTTTACATTAATCACTGCACTTGTCTGCTCTAGCTCTGACAGGAGGCCCGATCTCAGGCAAATACAGACTCAAACAGTTCCACTTCCACTGGGGAGCCAGTGACGACAAAGGCTCCGAGCACACGGTCAATGGGAAATGCTACCCAGCCGAGGTATGACTCGATGAGCTCACATGGGCAAACGGGCAAAATAAAAATTTCATTCAATATTAATGTTCCTAATAATTTCATCTTTAGCTCCATCTGGTCCACTGGAACACAAAATATCCCAGCTTTAAGGATGCAGTCGATAAGCCTGATGGTCTTGCTGTGGTGGGAGTTTTTCTGGAGGTCTGTGTGCAGTCTTTCATTTTAGGGCTTATTTATTAACCGCTTTATCAGCAAACACAGGAACGGGTTAATTGAACGGGTGCATCACTTTTGCTTTTGctatttttacacacacacacacacacacacacacacacacacacacacacacacacacacacacacacacacacacacacacacacacacacacacacacacacacacacacacacacacacagtttccatgttgtatggggactttccataggcgtaatggattttatactgtacaaaccgtattttctacccctacccatcacaggaaacattctgcatttttactttctcaaaaaaactcatcctgtatgatttataagatgttttcctcatggggacctaaaaatgtccccacaaggacaaggactTCAGATTTCAGATactgccatctttgtggggacattttgtccccataacgtaaggattacacacacacacacacacacacacacacacacacacacacacacacacacacacacacacacacacacacacacacagataataTTTAGCAGACTATTGAATATAGCACACtaattgaaaagaaaaaaagattctgtgtATTAATGATTTCTGACGGATCATgtgagtgacactgaagactggagtaattcatttaatcacaggaataaattacattttaaaatatataaaagtagaaaaaatattattttaaatgaattaacctttatttaaatatgaagTACTAATATTCCTCAATATTACCTTTTACTGTGTTTTGTaaccaaataaatgcagccttgaggAGCATAAAAATACTTCTTTCAAATATTATGTCTTAATTACATTCTTCCCACTAAATctaagattttttttcccctcctatCAGATCGGTGAAGACAATCCTAAGCTTCAGAAGGTTCTGGATGCTCTGCATACTATCAAGTGCAAGGCATGTCTACCAATTattgttttgtctttttttttcttttcttgctAAAGATTGAAATCAGTTCTGCTTCATTCACTGTCAATTTTGTGTTTATCTTGCAGGGAAGCCAAAATCCATTCACAAACTTTGACCCAACCACCCTTCTCCCGAAATCTCTGGATTACTGGACGTACCTGGGGTCTCTGACCACCCCTCCTCTGCACGAGAGCGTCACATGGATCGTCTGCAAGCACACGATCAGCGTCAGCTCGGCGCAGGTCCTGCTCATTACACAATTTATACCAGTAATACAAGCATGAGGGAGAGTTTAAAAAGTGTAAAAGCCACATGCTTAGTGCTGAAGTGTGGCATCTCGGGATAGTAGAGATTTGGATGTGCATCACTAAAAGGTCAAAGAACACAGTTAACACACGCTTGTTGATTTGAACAGGGTTTAAATAACAT
This DNA window, taken from Pseudorasbora parva isolate DD20220531a chromosome 24, ASM2467924v1, whole genome shotgun sequence, encodes the following:
- the ca2 gene encoding carbonic anhydrase 2; this translates as MSHDWGYADHNGPHKWCETFPIANGSRQSPIDIQTSGASYDEKLKPLTLQYQPSTSLDIVNSGHSFQVNFADDNDSSTLTGGPISGKYRLKQFHFHWGASDDKGSEHTVNGKCYPAELHLVHWNTKYPSFKDAVDKPDGLAVVGVFLEIGEDNPKLQKVLDALHTIKCKGSQNPFTNFDPTTLLPKSLDYWTYLGSLTTPPLHESVTWIVCKHTISVSSAQMKKFRSLLFTAEKEKACCMVNNYRPPQPLKGRKVCASFK